The following are from one region of the Panulirus ornatus isolate Po-2019 chromosome 48, ASM3632096v1, whole genome shotgun sequence genome:
- the LOC139764022 gene encoding heart- and neural crest derivatives-expressed protein 2-like, whose product MSSGCEGGWPGYSYCAYPPPPPPPPPPPPQWPPHPHHHHYHHHHHHHTPEVCAVQGAPPPPPPPPLVTYADGSVLPPCPPHYWDGDDLIDSYGRVVRRKTSANKKERRRTQSINNAFAELRECIPNVPADTKLSKIKTLRLATSYIAYLMEVLHAEDAAAVAAAAPANTNAPPPEPFRADLPPRTRPPTGAHQDKDDSDMDVEPTTPGSEGAIGIAHTSSASMGASSTHEGATTLEKRRGRTGWPETVWAQELKH is encoded by the exons ATGTCATCAGGGTGCGAGGGCGGGTGGCCAGGTTACTCTTACTGCGCGTAccctccgccgcctcctccgccgccaccaccgccgccccagTGGCCGCcgcatccccaccatcaccactatcaccaccaccatcaccaccacacgcccgAGGTCTGCGCCGTGCAGGGcgcgccgccgcctcctcccccGCCGCCCCTCGTCACCTACGCCGACGGGAGCGTCCTGCCGCCCTGCCCCCCGCACTACTGGGACGGCGACGATCTGATCGACTCCTACGGGCGAGTGGTGCGCCGCAAGACCTCAGCCAACAAGAAGGAGCGGCGGCGGACGCAGAGCATCAACAACGCCTTCGCCGAGCTGCGGGAGTGCATCCCTAACGTGCCGGCCGACACCAAGCTCTCCAAGATCAAGACCCTCCGCCTGGCCACCTCCTACATCGCCTACCTCATGGAGGTCCTCCATGCGGAGGATGCCGCCGCCGTAGCCGCAGCggctcctgccaacaccaacgccCCACCGCCCGAGCCCTTCCGAGCCGACTTGCCGCCCAGGACCAGGCCGCCCACGGGCGCCCACCAGGATAAG GATGATAGCGACATGGACgtcgaacccacgacccctggTAGCGAGGGGGCCATTGGCATCGCCcacacctcctccgcctccatggGCGCCTCCTCCACCCACGAGGGAGCTACTACGCTCGAGAAGCGCCGAGGGAGGACGGGCTGGCCAGAGACAGTGTGGGCGCAGGAGCTGAAGCACTGA